A window from Flavobacterium sp. 83 encodes these proteins:
- the pgi gene encoding glucose-6-phosphate isomerase, with protein MALNTINPTETVAWKKLQQHYSEMQKASMKEMFHSDDSRTEKFNLRWNDFLLDYSKNIINQETLDLLLELVEETGLKNAISDYFEGGIINQTENRAVLHTALRAKETAVINVEGQNVVPEVYEVKNKIKAFTNEVTSGQRTGFTGKPFTDIVNIGIGGSDLGPAMAVEALQFYKNHLNVHFVSNVDGDHVNEIIKKLNPETTLFVIVSKTFTTQETLTNSETIRKWFLQSAKQEDVAKHFVAVSTNIAKVTEFGINPDNVFPMWDWVGGRFSLWSAVGLSISLAVGFENFDGLLGGANEMDDHFKTTDFDKNIPVILALLSVWYNNFFGAESEALIPYTQYLQKLAPYLQQGTMESNGKSVGRDGKPVNYETGTIIWGEPGTNSQHAFFQLIHQGTKLIPTDFIGFIKPLYGDEDHHDKLMSNFFAQTEALLHGKTKDQVQAEFDKQGLASDKAAFLLPFKVFAGNKPTNTILIQKLTPRTLGSLIAMYEHKIFVQGIIWNIFSYDQWGVELGKQLANSILEEINTKDVKNHDSSTSFLLNHFLSNK; from the coding sequence ATGGCTTTAAATACAATAAACCCAACCGAAACAGTAGCTTGGAAGAAACTGCAACAGCATTATAGTGAAATGCAAAAAGCTTCCATGAAAGAAATGTTTCATTCAGATGATTCAAGAACAGAAAAGTTTAACCTGAGGTGGAATGATTTTTTACTTGATTATTCAAAAAACATTATTAATCAGGAAACTCTTGATTTATTACTTGAGTTGGTAGAAGAAACAGGACTTAAAAATGCTATCTCTGACTATTTTGAAGGAGGTATTATCAATCAAACTGAAAATAGAGCGGTATTGCATACTGCTTTAAGAGCTAAAGAAACAGCAGTTATAAATGTAGAAGGACAAAATGTGGTTCCTGAAGTTTATGAAGTCAAAAATAAAATAAAAGCATTTACTAATGAAGTAACATCTGGTCAAAGAACCGGTTTTACAGGAAAACCCTTTACGGATATTGTAAATATAGGAATTGGTGGTTCAGACTTAGGTCCTGCAATGGCTGTAGAAGCATTGCAATTTTATAAGAATCATTTGAACGTTCATTTTGTATCGAATGTTGATGGAGATCATGTAAACGAAATCATTAAAAAATTAAATCCGGAAACTACCCTTTTTGTTATTGTTTCTAAAACATTTACCACACAGGAAACATTGACCAATTCTGAAACAATCAGAAAATGGTTTTTGCAATCAGCAAAACAAGAAGATGTAGCCAAACATTTTGTGGCTGTCTCGACAAATATCGCCAAAGTAACGGAATTTGGTATAAATCCGGATAATGTATTCCCTATGTGGGATTGGGTTGGAGGTCGTTTTTCTCTATGGAGTGCTGTGGGACTTTCAATAAGTTTAGCGGTAGGATTCGAAAATTTTGACGGGTTATTAGGCGGTGCCAATGAAATGGATGATCATTTCAAAACGACTGATTTTGATAAAAACATTCCTGTTATTTTAGCTTTGTTGAGTGTTTGGTATAATAATTTCTTTGGAGCAGAGAGTGAAGCCTTGATTCCGTACACGCAATATTTACAAAAATTGGCGCCTTACTTACAGCAAGGAACAATGGAAAGTAACGGAAAAAGTGTTGGACGTGATGGAAAACCGGTGAATTATGAAACTGGAACAATTATTTGGGGTGAACCGGGAACCAATTCGCAACATGCTTTTTTTCAATTGATTCACCAAGGTACTAAATTGATTCCTACTGATTTTATTGGATTTATAAAACCATTATACGGTGATGAAGATCATCATGATAAATTGATGTCAAACTTTTTTGCACAAACGGAAGCTTTGTTACACGGAAAAACAAAAGACCAAGTTCAAGCTGAATTTGATAAACAAGGACTTGCATCTGATAAAGCTGCATTTCTTTTGCCGTTTAAAGTTTTTGCAGGAAACAAGCCTACAAATACTATTTTGATACAAAAATTGACTCCGAGAACCTTGGGTTCGTTGATTGCAATGTATGAGCATAAGATTTTTGTTCAAGGAATTATTTGGAATATTTTTAGTTATGATCAATGGGGAGTTGAACTAGGTAAACAGTTAGCCAATTCAATTTTAGAAGAGATAAATACTAAAGATGTAAAAAATCACGATTCTTCAACTTCATTTTTATTGAATCATTTTCTTTCGAATAAATAA
- a CDS encoding TonB-dependent receptor translates to MKKIIFILIIFLSAVGHAQVTSSAMSGSVKTSAGELLPGASVEVIHKPTGTKYFSTTNSKGAYAVQGIRPGGPYTVKVTFIGYKTTEITEINAPLGNNIIVNVVVDEESNALKEVVIVSTKSKGTFNKGRTGASQQFSNRELTAVPVTGARSINAVTKYNANAGSNGSFGGQDSRLNNFTIDGSAFNNGFGLGSDSQAGGRTGSTAISLDAIEQLQVNIAPYDVRQSGFLGSGINAVTKSGTNEIEGSVYNSFRNNRKDFIGTKAGNTVIIPGKFDETVWGARIGAPIIKDKLFFFGNFETIENTSPATTWTSTGSTQPSAQVSLPTFAEMQTLSNFVKDKFNYTTGPWENYDASKVSKKFLARIDWNINDNHKLTARYVFHNSNSDELTSNSNSLGFGNRRTSNLAMSFQNSGYVIQDNTRSIVVELNSKLSNSWYNNFIGGYDKQIEDRGLQGGGLFPTIDIKNGSNTFISLGLDPFTQGNKLSYSTLHFTDNLTKTIGNHSLLFGANFEHFKSSNLFFSGSNGVYVFNSLTDFYAAANQSANTGGAPSTTALPARFQFRYSALPGAEEPLQILKSNKIDVYTQDEIKVSDNLRVTVGLRASAVWFADTALENTKVTAMTFANGEKFNTGEMPNTQYLFEPRIGFNLDVAGDATTQVRGGSGVFTGRAPSVFLSNAIGNNGVLTGFVDVSGAAVGTGGYGFTPNPNDYFIPATPTLPSTFELAFTAKKFKFPQVWKTNIAVDQKLPFGFIGTIEGIFQQNINAIHYYNANFEAAVGNFSGPDTRPRYARTDNGVRVNDNVSSAVVLTNTDKGYFYSTTFKLEYPYKKGLWGSVAYTHSSANDLLSAGSIASGSWTGARSVNGNNDLPLSLSSNNTPHRIVGILGYKIEYGNNLGAATSVNLGYIGEQSGAYSYAYSGDMNGDQVNGNDLMYVPNNANEIRFQSLSVTNVVNGANVVTVYTEAQQQQAFEAYIKQDSYLSSRRGQYTERNGAILPMLHRLDLSVTQDFFIKIAGKKNSFQVRADVLNFTNLLNRDWGVTQRITATNGNVLSYKTTTANVPFYTLATQTDAAGTKTLIKDTFQKNASTFDVWQAQFTLRYIFGK, encoded by the coding sequence ATGAAAAAAATTATTTTTATTTTGATTATTTTTTTATCAGCTGTTGGTCATGCGCAGGTTACTAGTTCTGCGATGTCTGGTTCTGTTAAAACGAGCGCTGGCGAACTGCTTCCAGGGGCATCAGTTGAGGTTATACATAAGCCAACTGGAACAAAATATTTTTCAACTACAAATTCTAAAGGCGCATATGCTGTACAAGGAATAAGACCGGGTGGTCCTTACACAGTTAAAGTAACTTTTATAGGTTACAAAACAACTGAAATTACTGAAATAAATGCACCATTAGGTAATAATATTATAGTTAATGTTGTTGTAGATGAAGAATCTAATGCTCTAAAAGAAGTTGTGATTGTATCTACAAAATCAAAAGGAACTTTCAATAAAGGAAGAACTGGAGCTTCTCAACAATTTTCTAACAGAGAATTGACTGCTGTTCCAGTTACAGGTGCACGTTCAATAAACGCTGTTACTAAATACAATGCTAACGCAGGAAGTAATGGTAGTTTTGGAGGTCAAGATTCAAGATTGAATAACTTTACTATTGATGGATCAGCTTTTAACAATGGTTTTGGACTTGGTAGTGATTCACAAGCTGGAGGTAGAACAGGTTCAACTGCAATTTCTTTAGATGCAATCGAACAATTACAAGTTAATATTGCACCATATGATGTACGTCAATCGGGATTTTTAGGTTCTGGAATTAATGCAGTAACTAAAAGTGGTACTAATGAAATTGAAGGTTCGGTTTATAATTCTTTCCGTAATAACAGGAAAGATTTTATCGGGACTAAGGCAGGGAATACAGTAATCATTCCAGGAAAATTTGATGAAACAGTTTGGGGAGCTAGAATAGGAGCACCTATTATTAAAGACAAATTATTCTTCTTTGGGAATTTTGAGACTATAGAAAACACAAGTCCAGCTACAACTTGGACTTCTACTGGTTCTACTCAGCCTAGTGCTCAGGTTTCTTTACCAACATTTGCTGAAATGCAAACATTATCAAATTTTGTTAAAGATAAATTTAATTATACAACTGGTCCTTGGGAAAATTATGATGCTTCAAAAGTTTCAAAAAAATTCCTTGCTAGAATTGACTGGAATATTAATGACAATCATAAACTTACCGCTCGTTATGTTTTTCATAACTCAAATTCTGACGAGCTGACTTCTAATTCAAATTCATTAGGATTTGGTAACAGAAGAACCAGTAACCTTGCAATGTCATTCCAAAACAGTGGTTATGTTATTCAAGATAATACGAGATCTATTGTTGTAGAATTGAACAGTAAATTAAGTAATTCATGGTACAACAACTTCATCGGGGGATATGATAAACAAATTGAAGATAGAGGTTTACAAGGTGGCGGTTTGTTTCCTACAATTGATATAAAAAACGGATCAAATACGTTTATTTCATTAGGTTTAGATCCATTTACCCAAGGAAATAAATTGTCTTATTCTACGCTACACTTTACGGATAATTTGACAAAAACAATAGGAAACCATTCTTTATTGTTTGGTGCTAATTTTGAGCATTTTAAATCAAGTAACTTGTTTTTCTCAGGATCTAATGGAGTATATGTGTTTAACTCTTTAACTGATTTTTACGCTGCTGCTAATCAATCTGCAAATACAGGTGGTGCTCCATCAACTACTGCTTTACCAGCACGTTTTCAATTCAGATACTCTGCTTTACCAGGAGCTGAAGAACCGTTACAGATTTTGAAATCTAATAAAATAGATGTGTACACTCAAGATGAAATTAAAGTGAGTGATAATTTGAGAGTAACAGTAGGTCTTCGTGCATCTGCAGTTTGGTTTGCTGATACGGCACTTGAAAATACAAAAGTTACAGCAATGACTTTCGCAAATGGTGAAAAGTTTAATACTGGTGAAATGCCAAATACGCAATATCTATTTGAACCAAGAATAGGTTTCAATTTGGATGTAGCTGGAGATGCTACTACACAAGTTCGTGGAGGTAGTGGTGTATTTACTGGAAGAGCTCCATCAGTATTCTTGTCTAATGCAATTGGTAATAACGGTGTTCTTACTGGTTTTGTTGATGTTAGTGGTGCAGCTGTGGGAACTGGTGGATATGGTTTTACGCCTAATCCTAATGATTATTTTATTCCTGCAACACCTACGCTTCCTTCTACATTTGAATTGGCTTTTACAGCTAAAAAATTTAAATTCCCACAAGTTTGGAAAACTAATATAGCTGTTGATCAAAAACTGCCTTTTGGTTTCATTGGAACTATTGAAGGTATCTTTCAACAAAATATTAATGCTATTCATTATTACAATGCTAATTTTGAAGCTGCAGTTGGAAACTTTAGCGGACCAGATACAAGACCTAGATATGCTAGAACTGATAATGGTGTTCGTGTAAACGACAATGTTTCAAGTGCGGTTGTATTAACAAATACAGATAAAGGATATTTTTACTCAACAACATTCAAATTAGAGTATCCATATAAAAAAGGACTTTGGGGTTCAGTAGCTTATACACATTCAAGTGCTAATGATTTATTATCCGCAGGTTCTATTGCTTCTGGTTCATGGACTGGTGCAAGATCTGTAAATGGTAATAACGATTTACCTTTGTCATTATCTTCTAATAATACACCACACAGAATTGTTGGTATATTAGGATATAAAATTGAATATGGAAATAATTTAGGTGCCGCAACTTCAGTAAATCTTGGATATATTGGCGAACAATCAGGAGCTTATTCATATGCTTATAGTGGAGATATGAATGGAGATCAGGTTAATGGAAATGATTTAATGTATGTTCCAAATAATGCAAATGAAATTCGTTTTCAATCTTTATCTGTTACAAATGTTGTAAATGGAGCAAATGTTGTAACAGTTTATACTGAAGCACAGCAACAACAAGCGTTTGAAGCTTATATCAAACAAGATTCATACCTTTCTTCAAGAAGAGGTCAGTATACTGAAAGAAATGGAGCTATTTTACCAATGTTACATAGATTAGATTTATCTGTAACTCAAGATTTTTTCATTAAAATTGCGGGTAAAAAGAATAGCTTCCAAGTAAGAGCTGATGTCTTAAATTTTACCAACTTATTGAATAGAGATTGGGGAGTTACTCAAAGAATTACTGCAACAAACGGGAATGTTTTAAGTTATAAAACGACAACTGCTAATGTACCTTTTTATACATTGGCAACTCAAACAGATGCTGCTGGAACAAAAACTTTAATTAAAGATACTTTCCAGAAAAATGCTTCTACTTTTGATGTTTGGCAAGCACAATTTACACTTAGATACATTTTTGGTAAATAA
- a CDS encoding septal ring lytic transglycosylase RlpA family protein, whose protein sequence is MKKSITLFFLLAIIGLVSSQSTISEKQKSIIQKDTLKKSKVAVEQQDDKLDSLVISLGKFKIYKKAVHASYYADKFNGKRTTSGKKFDNNKYTAAHKKLPFGTKVKITNEANGKSVIVEITDRGPFVRSREIDLSKRAFKDIASRNDDGGMIVTIAVLGN, encoded by the coding sequence ATGAAAAAATCAATAACATTATTTTTTTTGCTTGCAATTATAGGATTAGTTAGCAGCCAAAGCACAATCTCAGAGAAACAAAAATCTATAATTCAAAAAGACACTCTCAAAAAGAGTAAAGTAGCGGTTGAACAGCAAGATGATAAATTAGACTCTTTGGTTATTTCCTTAGGGAAGTTCAAAATCTATAAAAAAGCGGTACATGCATCATATTATGCTGATAAATTTAATGGAAAAAGAACTACCAGCGGTAAAAAATTTGATAATAATAAATATACTGCAGCACACAAAAAACTCCCTTTTGGTACAAAAGTAAAAATAACAAATGAAGCTAATGGTAAATCAGTAATTGTAGAAATTACGGATAGAGGGCCATTTGTAAGATCGAGAGAAATAGATTTGTCAAAAAGAGCTTTTAAGGATATCGCCTCGCGTAATGATGATGGGGGAATGATTGTAACAATAGCAGTATTGGGTAATTAA
- a CDS encoding CYTH domain-containing protein — protein sequence MIEIERKFLVKDDSFKKDAFTKNPIAQGYLSSVPERTVRVRIKGNKGFITIKGISNESGLSRFEWEKEIPVEEAKSLLLLCEQGVIDKTRFEVKVGNHVYEIDEFHGQNEGLIIAEIELGSENETFEKPSWLSDEVTYDKRYYNSYLSNNPYKNW from the coding sequence ATGATTGAAATAGAAAGAAAATTTTTAGTTAAAGATGATTCGTTTAAAAAAGATGCTTTTACTAAGAATCCTATTGCACAGGGTTATTTGAGCTCGGTTCCGGAACGCACGGTTCGTGTACGAATAAAAGGAAACAAAGGATTTATAACCATCAAAGGAATTTCTAACGAATCCGGTTTGTCGCGTTTTGAATGGGAAAAGGAAATTCCAGTTGAAGAAGCTAAAAGCTTATTGCTTTTATGTGAACAAGGTGTGATTGACAAAACCCGTTTTGAAGTAAAAGTAGGCAATCATGTTTATGAGATTGATGAATTTCATGGCCAAAACGAAGGATTGATTATTGCTGAGATTGAACTTGGCTCTGAAAATGAAACTTTTGAAAAACCAAGTTGGCTTAGTGATGAAGTGACATACGACAAACGTTATTACAATTCCTATTTAAGCAACAATCCATACAAAAACTGGTAA